The proteins below are encoded in one region of Streptomyces cyanogenus:
- a CDS encoding glycosyltransferase, translating into MGRTVVIFAAGSRGDVQPCLALGRGLKRRGDTVRVIASHRYRGLIAQAGLDFHSLSLDPTEIIASPEGQELLAGGRSAVRFVRGMHRILGPLIARMLSEVQTGAKGADLVLTPSLCFLGLHLSQYLEVPYAVIHFQPSQPSGAFPHPFLPAARFLGAVGNRLSFYAVDLAFWLVSRPAVNTWRREQLGLPAMSPLDPFRHAPGTPVLCAFSPAVVPRPGDWGSSVHLTGYWFHEEPSWTPSPDLLAFLESGPPPVYVGFGSMSSSDDGVTGRVVRAALRRAGLRGVLTGDSATSDDDVLVVDDVPHGWLFPRMAAVVHHGGAGTTAAALRAGVPSLVCPFFGDQPYWAERVHRLGAGPKPLPARHLTVPVLAERLRAVVRNSEYTEAARRLSRALHAEDGVAEACRVLDRLAPSSV; encoded by the coding sequence ATGGGCCGGACCGTAGTGATCTTCGCCGCAGGGTCCCGGGGAGACGTCCAACCGTGTCTGGCACTGGGCCGAGGACTGAAACGCCGGGGCGATACCGTACGGGTGATCGCCAGCCACCGGTATCGCGGCCTGATCGCGCAGGCGGGCCTGGACTTCCACTCGCTCTCGCTGGATCCCACCGAGATCATCGCCTCACCCGAGGGCCAGGAACTACTGGCCGGTGGACGCAGCGCGGTCAGATTCGTTCGCGGAATGCACCGGATTCTGGGGCCGCTGATCGCCCGCATGCTCTCGGAGGTGCAGACGGGCGCCAAGGGAGCGGACCTCGTCCTCACTCCCAGTCTGTGTTTTCTCGGCCTCCATCTGAGTCAGTATCTTGAGGTCCCGTACGCGGTCATCCACTTCCAGCCGAGCCAGCCCTCCGGGGCGTTCCCGCACCCCTTCCTTCCCGCCGCGCGCTTCCTGGGCGCGGTCGGTAACCGTCTGAGTTTCTACGCGGTCGATCTGGCCTTCTGGCTGGTGTCGCGTCCAGCGGTCAACACGTGGCGGCGCGAGCAGCTCGGGCTTCCCGCCATGTCCCCTCTCGACCCCTTTCGCCACGCACCTGGCACTCCCGTGCTGTGTGCGTTCAGCCCCGCCGTCGTACCCCGCCCCGGCGACTGGGGATCGAGTGTCCATCTCACCGGTTACTGGTTCCACGAGGAGCCGTCCTGGACGCCGTCGCCGGACCTCCTCGCCTTCCTGGAGAGCGGGCCGCCGCCCGTCTACGTGGGCTTCGGCAGCATGAGCAGCAGTGACGACGGGGTGACCGGCCGCGTCGTACGGGCGGCGCTCCGGCGCGCCGGTCTGCGCGGTGTGCTGACAGGAGACTCTGCGACCAGCGACGACGATGTCCTCGTGGTCGACGACGTCCCCCACGGCTGGCTGTTCCCGCGCATGGCGGCGGTGGTGCATCACGGCGGCGCGGGCACCACCGCCGCGGCGCTGCGGGCCGGAGTGCCCTCCCTGGTCTGCCCCTTCTTCGGAGACCAGCCCTACTGGGCGGAGCGGGTACACCGTCTGGGCGCGGGCCCGAAGCCGCTTCCGGCCCGGCACCTCACGGTCCCGGTCCTTGCCGAACGGCTGCGCGCCGTGGTCCGGAACAGCGAGTACACCGAGGCTGCCCGCCGGCTGAGCCGGGCGCTGCATGCCGAGGACGGTGTGGCAGAGGCCTGTCGGGTTCTGGACCGGCTCGCACCCTCTAGCGTCTGA
- a CDS encoding fatty acyl-AMP ligase encodes MTDTLSHHLAHFAALTPQDTAFTFVDYSAHVEGTVSSLTWRQLQERVRTVATGLRRLVAEGERVAIVAPQGLEYVVGFLGAACSGAIAVPLFPPSLPGHSEKLAAVLRDAAPTVLLTVEAQSRLLADFCAQHGLASCRRVVTERELGEEAAHAQAGFSAPKPDDVAYLQYTSGSTRIPSGVEITHANVCANARQALEAYDIRRGRNCTVGWLPLYHDMGLVLAIALPVIGNVASVLMDPLAFIQQPVRWLRLLSRHTGALTAAPNFAYEYCVRQVDADERAGLSLGSVAAMVNGSEPIAPGTLERFQSAFSPAGMLRTIMRPSYGLAEATVFVSASPAGEEPTVIAVDREALGQGVASPVEMDDEAAAVELVACGRPTGQEVAIVDPATCRRREDGHIGEIWVRGPNTGRGYFGRPEQSEATFRAVLHGEEEGGPWLRTGDLGVWHEKQLYVTGRLKDLVIIDGTNHYPHDIEETVQGAHPVIRPHHIAAFAVAGGDGERLVVVAEHRRDASAGDISRQEVADAVRAAVSGRHGVAVHDFVLVPPGSVPHTTSGKVARGACREQYLAGAWTTDART; translated from the coding sequence GTGACGGATACGCTCAGCCACCATCTCGCCCACTTCGCCGCTCTCACACCGCAGGACACGGCCTTCACGTTCGTCGACTACAGCGCACACGTCGAAGGAACGGTGTCCTCGCTGACCTGGCGGCAGCTTCAGGAGCGGGTCCGTACCGTCGCGACGGGATTGCGTCGGCTGGTCGCGGAGGGCGAGAGGGTGGCCATCGTGGCGCCCCAGGGTCTCGAATACGTGGTGGGCTTCCTCGGCGCCGCCTGCTCCGGAGCGATCGCGGTCCCTCTGTTCCCTCCGTCCCTGCCCGGGCACAGTGAGAAGCTGGCCGCGGTCCTCCGGGACGCCGCCCCCACGGTGCTGCTCACCGTGGAAGCCCAGAGCCGGCTGCTCGCGGACTTCTGCGCGCAGCACGGTCTCGCCTCCTGCCGCCGCGTCGTCACCGAGCGGGAGCTGGGCGAGGAGGCGGCACACGCGCAAGCCGGGTTCAGCGCGCCGAAACCCGACGACGTGGCGTACCTGCAGTACACCTCGGGCTCCACCCGCATTCCGTCCGGTGTGGAGATCACGCATGCCAACGTGTGCGCCAACGCCCGCCAGGCCCTTGAGGCCTACGACATCCGCCGAGGCCGCAACTGCACCGTCGGGTGGCTGCCGCTCTACCACGACATGGGTCTCGTGCTGGCGATCGCGCTGCCGGTCATCGGCAACGTCGCCTCGGTCCTCATGGACCCGTTGGCCTTCATCCAGCAACCGGTGCGCTGGCTGCGCCTGCTCAGCCGGCACACCGGGGCCCTGACCGCCGCGCCCAACTTCGCCTACGAGTACTGTGTCCGGCAGGTGGATGCCGACGAGCGCGCCGGGCTGTCGCTGGGCTCGGTCGCTGCCATGGTCAACGGTAGCGAACCCATCGCACCCGGCACCCTCGAACGGTTCCAGAGCGCCTTCTCCCCGGCCGGCATGCTCCGTACGATCATGCGCCCCTCCTACGGGCTGGCCGAGGCCACCGTGTTCGTGTCCGCGTCACCCGCGGGCGAGGAACCGACGGTCATCGCCGTCGACCGCGAGGCTCTCGGCCAGGGCGTGGCCAGCCCCGTGGAGATGGACGACGAGGCAGCGGCGGTGGAACTGGTGGCATGCGGCCGGCCGACCGGCCAGGAAGTCGCGATCGTCGACCCGGCGACGTGCCGGCGCAGAGAAGACGGTCACATCGGCGAGATCTGGGTGCGCGGCCCCAACACCGGACGGGGCTACTTCGGCCGCCCGGAGCAGAGCGAGGCCACCTTCCGCGCGGTTCTCCACGGCGAGGAGGAGGGCGGCCCCTGGCTGCGTACCGGAGACCTCGGTGTGTGGCACGAGAAGCAGCTGTACGTGACCGGCCGGTTGAAGGACCTGGTGATCATCGACGGGACCAACCACTACCCGCACGACATCGAAGAAACGGTCCAGGGCGCCCATCCGGTCATCCGCCCGCACCACATCGCCGCCTTCGCCGTGGCCGGCGGCGACGGCGAACGTCTCGTCGTCGTGGCCGAGCACCGCCGTGACGCGAGCGCCGGCGACATCAGCCGGCAGGAGGTGGCGGACGCGGTGCGAGCCGCGGTCAGCGGCCGGCACGGCGTCGCTGTCCACGACTTCGTACTGGTGCCGCCCGGCAGCGTGCCGCACACGACCAGCGGCAAGGTCGCCCGCGGGGCGTGCCGTGAGCAGTACCTGGCCGGCGCCTGGACCACGGACGCCAGAACCTGA
- a CDS encoding MFS transporter translates to MLSRLRLWSVITAVICCTFLTALDNTVVNIALPQIRAQLDLTETDLKWVGTAYPLTLAGSLLGAGWLTDTKGRRWALLTGVAVFTTSSVCCALSATGATLVLFRGLQGTGAAFVLPASLALTAQDLPPRVRTAAYGATTAAAACALAFGPVLSGVVTEHLGWEWLFLMNAPLGVCAFIVGAMAVPGPSGRRNRPGSGTAVPVPNHQIALACIGLSCFVYCLIQGPAYGFTGVPVILCGVVATASVVALCRGGLGRHPALGELLRQRPYSGGLVTQLLWGLGVSGVYFYTCQFLQSGLRLSPVQAGLAFTPVFSALLCTAPFVTAMARRWGEARVCATGLLLVALGLLLVALGSERGGLADLIPGLTAVGAGSSLAIPLTTRALASAPGHLSGFAAGLFTATRELSGVFGIVLVGAVVTFVQRLCVSRQFSGTEASLAGYQAGLCIAAALVGVGAPVAVWALRRPQVDGSPHVAQKPPPNESIL, encoded by the coding sequence GTGCTGAGTCGGCTGCGTCTGTGGAGCGTCATTACGGCCGTGATCTGCTGCACTTTCCTCACGGCTTTGGACAACACCGTGGTGAATATCGCGCTGCCTCAGATCCGCGCCCAACTGGATCTGACGGAGACCGATCTGAAGTGGGTCGGTACGGCGTACCCGTTGACGCTGGCCGGCTCTCTCCTGGGGGCAGGTTGGCTGACGGACACCAAAGGGCGGCGCTGGGCCCTGCTCACCGGAGTGGCGGTGTTCACCACGTCGTCGGTGTGCTGTGCACTGTCGGCGACCGGAGCGACGCTCGTCCTCTTCAGAGGCCTGCAGGGCACCGGGGCGGCCTTCGTCCTGCCGGCGTCCTTGGCGTTGACGGCGCAGGACCTGCCGCCCAGGGTGCGCACCGCCGCGTACGGTGCGACGACCGCCGCAGCGGCCTGCGCGCTGGCTTTCGGGCCGGTGCTCTCCGGCGTGGTGACAGAGCACCTGGGGTGGGAATGGCTCTTCCTCATGAACGCTCCGCTGGGCGTGTGCGCTTTCATTGTCGGAGCCATGGCCGTTCCCGGACCGTCCGGCCGCCGGAACCGTCCCGGCAGCGGGACCGCGGTACCCGTACCGAACCACCAGATCGCCTTGGCGTGCATCGGTCTTTCCTGCTTCGTCTACTGCCTGATCCAGGGACCCGCTTACGGATTCACCGGCGTCCCCGTAATCCTGTGCGGGGTGGTGGCGACGGCGAGCGTGGTCGCATTGTGCCGCGGCGGACTCGGCCGCCATCCGGCTCTGGGAGAGCTACTGCGGCAGCGACCCTACAGCGGCGGGCTTGTCACCCAGCTCCTGTGGGGCCTGGGAGTGAGCGGTGTCTATTTCTACACCTGTCAGTTTCTGCAGAGCGGTTTACGGCTGAGCCCCGTACAGGCGGGTCTGGCCTTCACCCCCGTGTTCTCGGCGCTCTTGTGCACCGCCCCGTTCGTCACCGCCATGGCCAGGCGGTGGGGGGAGGCCCGTGTCTGTGCGACGGGCCTGCTCCTGGTCGCCCTGGGGCTGCTGTTGGTCGCGCTGGGCAGTGAGCGCGGCGGGCTGGCCGATCTGATTCCGGGCCTGACGGCCGTCGGCGCGGGCTCTTCCCTTGCCATCCCCCTGACCACACGGGCGCTGGCATCCGCCCCCGGCCACCTCTCCGGCTTCGCGGCCGGCCTCTTCACCGCCACACGCGAGTTGTCCGGCGTGTTCGGCATCGTGCTCGTGGGCGCCGTGGTGACGTTCGTGCAGCGCCTGTGCGTGTCCCGGCAGTTCTCCGGCACCGAAGCCTCGCTGGCCGGGTACCAGGCCGGGCTCTGCATCGCGGCGGCACTCGTCGGCGTGGGGGCCCCGGTCGCCGTATGGGCCCTGCGCCGCCCTCAGGTGGACGGGTCGCCGCACGTAGCGCAGAAACCGCCGCCGAACGAGTCAATTTTATGA
- a CDS encoding ASCH domain-containing protein — translation MGHDDDTLPALELAFPGPERDRGVAAILSGRKTALTGLLEIYEHAGEAVPVTGQRYSVLDSENSPAVTIELVDVRIVPMKEIDDDFARAEGRGYRDVAEWRAAHEEFFRSAGVSEYLGHTPVIDDDTLVVAQRFRVVEPDDSGGQ, via the coding sequence ATGGGGCATGACGACGACACTCTTCCGGCCCTCGAACTCGCCTTCCCGGGCCCGGAACGCGACCGTGGCGTGGCGGCGATCCTGAGCGGTCGCAAGACCGCCCTCACGGGCCTGCTGGAGATCTACGAGCACGCGGGAGAAGCAGTACCGGTGACCGGTCAGCGGTACTCGGTGCTTGATTCCGAAAACAGCCCGGCCGTCACCATCGAACTCGTCGACGTGCGCATCGTTCCCATGAAGGAGATCGACGACGACTTCGCGCGGGCCGAGGGACGCGGTTACAGGGACGTGGCCGAGTGGCGGGCAGCCCACGAAGAATTCTTCCGCAGCGCCGGCGTGAGCGAGTACCTGGGGCACACCCCCGTCATCGATGACGACACACTCGTCGTCGCACAACGCTTCCGCGTGGTGGAGCCCGACGACTCCGGTGGTCAGTGA
- a CDS encoding endonuclease/exonuclease/phosphatase family protein, with product MTTLRLATFNVENLFARWRFKDGLDPATANSRGWIVDQMCFEELGMDDKAITGAAVREIEADVLCLEEVENVDTLKHFRAQALGGRSRYPYVAGVDGNDPRLIDVAVLSKLPITRIRSHQHLMDPASPTEPLFSRDCLEVDIEVGLETGQGGTTVVTLFVNHFKSMRGGRAQTRGKRERQAQKVLDIVTDRFGQQAPGEHPFVVLGDLNDYLDPDGDGGSGIDRIVTWDQVENVVARLPQDEQWTHYWDGGEEYRQLDYLLPSASLARAAPEVLPEILRKGMPLRAVKYTGPRFPGVGPNKPKASDHCPVVFDLNLDLLQTTA from the coding sequence GTGACAACGCTGCGCCTGGCCACGTTCAACGTCGAGAACCTCTTCGCCCGCTGGCGGTTCAAGGACGGCCTCGACCCTGCGACCGCCAACTCACGGGGCTGGATCGTCGACCAGATGTGTTTCGAGGAACTCGGCATGGACGACAAGGCCATCACGGGAGCGGCCGTGCGCGAGATCGAAGCCGACGTGCTGTGCCTCGAAGAGGTGGAGAACGTCGACACTCTCAAGCATTTCCGTGCCCAGGCGCTGGGCGGACGCTCCCGGTACCCCTACGTCGCCGGAGTGGACGGCAACGACCCGCGGCTGATCGATGTCGCCGTGCTCTCCAAGCTGCCGATCACACGGATCCGCTCCCACCAGCACCTGATGGATCCCGCGAGCCCGACCGAGCCGCTGTTCTCCCGTGACTGCCTCGAGGTCGACATCGAGGTCGGCCTTGAGACGGGGCAGGGCGGGACGACCGTGGTCACCCTCTTCGTCAACCACTTCAAGTCCATGCGCGGCGGACGCGCCCAGACCCGGGGCAAACGCGAGCGGCAGGCCCAGAAGGTGCTGGACATCGTCACCGACCGCTTCGGGCAACAGGCGCCGGGAGAGCACCCGTTCGTGGTCCTGGGCGATCTGAACGACTATCTGGACCCCGACGGCGACGGTGGCTCGGGCATCGACCGGATCGTCACCTGGGACCAGGTCGAGAACGTGGTGGCCCGCCTGCCCCAGGACGAGCAGTGGACGCACTACTGGGACGGCGGCGAGGAATACCGGCAACTGGACTACCTCCTGCCCTCGGCGTCACTGGCCCGCGCGGCCCCCGAGGTGCTGCCCGAGATCCTCCGCAAAGGGATGCCGCTGCGCGCCGTGAAGTACACCGGCCCCCGCTTCCCCGGGGTGGGACCGAACAAGCCGAAGGCATCGGACCACTGCCCCGTCGTCTTCGACCTGAACCTGGACCTGCTGCAGACCACGGCATGA
- a CDS encoding alpha/beta hydrolase: MQDLTVWSPAMDRTVPVRVIFPKSWYREPRRSYPTLYMLHGGEDDYTSWTRETDVEDLANDAEALIVMPDGGKDGQYSDWYVGQPRWETFHTEELPRLLQRRFRANATRGVVGLSMGGLGALDYAGRHPGMFRYVASFSGIVDLDDPVIRTFLRVYDALHGNKLISAWGDPAEHPDIWRSHNPSAMVTAYRGTKVHLCVGTGDLGPLDAGRDADAALVSTWEGIFTPSQERFAEALRTAGVDVTTHVYNPGTHSWPYWKRELHLIWPSVMNELRR; this comes from the coding sequence ATGCAGGATCTCACCGTGTGGTCACCGGCCATGGACCGCACGGTGCCCGTCCGTGTCATCTTTCCCAAGAGCTGGTACCGCGAGCCGAGACGGAGCTACCCCACGCTCTACATGCTCCACGGCGGGGAGGACGACTACACCTCGTGGACCCGCGAGACGGACGTCGAGGACCTGGCGAACGACGCCGAAGCGCTGATCGTGATGCCTGACGGAGGCAAGGACGGCCAGTATTCCGACTGGTACGTCGGGCAGCCGCGCTGGGAGACCTTTCACACCGAGGAACTGCCCCGTCTCCTGCAACGGAGGTTCCGAGCGAACGCCACGCGGGGAGTCGTCGGTCTCTCCATGGGCGGACTCGGTGCGCTCGACTATGCGGGCCGGCACCCGGGCATGTTCCGCTACGTGGCAAGCTTCAGCGGAATCGTCGATCTCGACGACCCGGTGATCCGCACCTTCCTCCGGGTCTACGACGCTCTCCACGGCAACAAGCTGATCAGTGCCTGGGGTGACCCGGCAGAACATCCTGACATCTGGCGGTCGCACAACCCGTCCGCCATGGTGACCGCCTACCGCGGCACGAAGGTCCACCTGTGCGTCGGGACCGGCGATCTGGGCCCTCTGGACGCGGGCCGAGACGCCGACGCGGCCCTGGTGTCGACGTGGGAAGGCATTTTCACACCGAGCCAGGAACGGTTCGCGGAGGCACTGCGCACCGCAGGTGTGGACGTCACGACCCACGTCTACAATCCCGGGACGCACTCCTGGCCCTACTGGAAACGCGAACTGCACCTCATCTGGCCCTCGGTGATGAACGAACTCAGACGCTAG